The bacterium genome includes the window GGAGCTGGAGTCCAGCCCGGCGGACATGGCCCTGCCGGGTGAGGAAGAAGACACCGTATCGCTGGGGGAGGAGGATCTCCAGCCGCTGGATGAAGAGGCCATCGAGGAACTGGAGCCGGTCGAAATGAAGGCCGCGAACCTGCCTGGGGAAGAACCGGCGGAGCTTGACCTGGAGATGGAGCCGGATGCCGGTCTCGAGCCGCCGCAGAAGAACGGTCAAATGGAACAGACCGTGGCGCCGCTGGATGAGGACGATATCGAGGACCTGGAGATGGAGCTGGACAAGGCCAACAAGGCGGCCTCAGCTCCGGCCGGGCTGGTGGAACTGGATGACGACGGCGTGCCGCAGGCCGCGGCCGGGGATGGCATGGCGGATGTGGAGTCGCTGCTGTCGGATGACGACGGCCTGGGCGAGCTGGACACCAGTATCGACCTGGGCGGCACAGGGCTGGCGAATGTCGCGGCTAAACCGGCCAAACCGGTCAAGCCGGTCAGAAGGAAAGGCAAGAAAAAGAAATCCGCGGCCCGGACCCTGGTCTGGACCACTCTTCTTATGATGATGACCGGGGGGCTGTTTGTCCTCTGGAGAGAGGGCACTGTCAGTCAGTTCCTGCGTCAGAGCCCGCTGCTGAGCCAGCTCGCGGGCAAGATCGGGCTGACAATCCCCGGTCTGCAAATCCAGGAGGAGGTCTCCGGAGAGCAGGCCACAGCCGACTCGGCCGCGATGGTTGCGCCGGTCGAGCCCGCGCCGCAACTGCAGAATTACGAGTATTCGATCCAGGTCGGCTCGTACCGATACCTGCCCCAGGCCCTGGAGGCGCGCGACAGGCTGGTTCAGGCCGGCCTGCGGGACGTGTACGTGGCCCCGGTGATCCTGGACAGCCTGGGTAGCTGGAACCGCCTGTACGTGGGCTATTTCTCCAGCTCGGCGCAGGCCGATACGGTGCTGGCGCGGATACTGCCCGAGCTGCGCAAGGTCGCTCCGGCGGACAACGAGCCTGGACTGGCGATCAAGCGCCGCACCCCCTGGGCGATCAGCCTGGGCGATTTCGGCCCGGCCGACTCGCTGGAGGCTTTCCGTTCCCGTCTGTCCGGTTATGACATCCCCTCCTACGCGGTCGAGATTTCGGCCGATTCGAGCGGCAACAAGAAATTCCGCCTTTATGTCGGGGCCTTCGAGGACCAGGACCAGGCGGTGTTCATCCGCTCGCGCCTGTTCGATGTCGGAGTGAAAGGCTCGATCGAGGAACGCGAGGGGCCGGCCGAGGCCGAGCCAGCCAAACCACAGGGACAGGTCTGAAGGACTTTTCCACCGCCACGGACCCGCAGTCATTGAGCCAGAGCCGCCGACTCCCAGCCTACCCGGACCGCAAGCGCTACCGCACCTACAGCGGCTACCTGAAAGAACTTTTCGGCTGCCGCGTGCATAAGATCTCGCTGGATGCCGGTTTCACCTGCCCCAACCGGGACGGCGTCCGGGGCACGGGCGGCTGCATCTTCTGCAACAACGAGGGGTTCAGCTACAACACCGCCCGCGCCGTCACCGACCTCGACTTGCAGCTCGAACAGGGCCGCGACCACATGCGCCGCCGTTTCGGGGCCGCCAGGTTCATCGCCTATTTCCAGGCCTATTCCTCCACCTACGCCCCGCTGGACACTCTGCGCCGCCTTTTCGACCACGCCCTGGCCGGCCCGGATATGGCCGGCCTGGCAGTCAGCACCCGGCCGGACTGCGTGCCGGATGAGGTGCTGGACCTTCTGGCCGGCTACAGCTCGCGTGTCCTGGTCTGGCTGGAGCTGGGCCTGCAGTCGGCCAATGACTCCAGCCTGGCCCGGCTCAACCGCTGCCACACGGTGGCGGATTTCACAGACGCCGCGCAGAGGGCCGCCGGGCGCGGCATTCCGGTGGCCGCCCACGTGATCCTGGGCCTGCCCGGCGAGGGGCGTGACGAAATGCTGGCCACGGCGCGCTACCTGGCCGACCTCAACGTGGCGGGCCTCAAGCTGCACGCCCTGCACGTGCTGCGCGGCACGGCCCTGGCCGCGCTTAACGCCGCCGAACCGGTCCGGCTTCTGGGTCTGGAGGAATACGCCGCCCTGGCCGCGGATTTCCTGGAGCACACCCGGCCGGAAGTGGTGATCCAGCGCCTGGCCGCGGATGCCCCGCGCCGCGAGCTGATCGCCCCGGACTGGTGCCTGCGCAAGCTGGAGACGGTAAATGCCGTGGAAATGGAACTGGAAAGGCGGGACAGCTTTCAGGGGAGCGCGCTCAGCGGGCCAGGCGCTTGAGGCTCATGCAGTGGATTACCGGGCAGGCGGCCACGCAGAGACCGTCGCCCACGCACTTTTTCTTGTCCACCGAGGGCTTGCGCTGGCTGGAGAAATTGATCGCGTGGTAGCCCAGGCCCTCGCAGACCCGGTAGCAGACCCCGCAGCGGGTGCAGAGCTTCTCGTCCACCGAGGCCACCACCGGTACGTTGCGGTCCAGCTCGGCCGGGTCGGCCATGAACGGCAGGCTTTTGCCGCGCAGCTTTTCGAGCGTGGAGATCAACTTCTCTTCCAGATAGTCGCTCAGCCCGCTCTTGATGTGCTCGATCAGGCCGATGCCCTGCTGCAGCACCGCCCCCTGGTAGCAGACCAGCGAGGCGCCCATCAGGATGAACTCCACCGAATCGCGCCAGTCATAGGCCCCACCCAGCACGGCCACGGGGAGGTCGCCGCGGTGACGGCCCCATTCGGCAAGCATGGCCAGGGTGTAGGGCTTGACCGCCGCTCCGCCCATCCGGCTGAACGTGCTGTGGTTGCCCACGTTGGGGAAAGGCACGAAATTGTTCAGGTTGATTCCGGGGATGCCCTGCGGCTCGTAGAAGATCGTGATCCCGTCAATCCCGGCGTCCTTGAGCACGGCGACAATCTCGGCGTGGTTAGTCACCATGCCGGGGAGTTTGGCCACCACGGGCGTGTTCTTGGCCCCCTCGCGCACGTAGCGGGCGGCTTTTTCCAGCAGCTTGACATCCTGGGCCACGGCCGGGAAATCGGCGGCGCTCCAGGAGAAATCGCACTCGATCATGTCCGCGCCGGCCTGGTTCAGCCGCCGCGAGACTTTCAGCCACTCGTCCCGGTTGGTGCCCAGCATGCTGGAAATCAACACCGCGCCGGGGACCCGTGATTTAAGAGTCTGGATCGTCTTTTCCGTGCTGTCCAGCGAAACGGCGCTCTGCGGTTCGTACCAGCCCAGGTCCACCAGGTGCTTGTCCTCGCGGTCCACCCCGCGGTAGATCGGGGCGCGTTTGCGCAGGTTGGTCAGGCTGGGTTTCTCATCCACGGCGCTCAGGGTGGTCCGGCGCAGAACGACACCGCCCCAGCCGGTTTCGAGCTGACGGGCGATCTGCTCGACCTCGCTGGTCGGGGGGACATGGTAGACCACGAACGGGTTGGGGAATTTAACTCCGCCGAAGGTGACGCTCAGGTTCAGGTCCATGCT containing:
- a CDS encoding SPOR domain-containing protein, with the translated sequence MVAPVEPAPQLQNYEYSIQVGSYRYLPQALEARDRLVQAGLRDVYVAPVILDSLGSWNRLYVGYFSSSAQADTVLARILPELRKVAPADNEPGLAIKRRTPWAISLGDFGPADSLEAFRSRLSGYDIPSYAVEISADSSGNKKFRLYVGAFEDQDQAVFIRSRLFDVGVKGSIEEREGPAEAEPAKPQGQV
- a CDS encoding TIGR01212 family radical SAM protein (This family includes YhcC from E. coli K-12, an uncharacterized radical SAM protein.), encoding MSQSRRLPAYPDRKRYRTYSGYLKELFGCRVHKISLDAGFTCPNRDGVRGTGGCIFCNNEGFSYNTARAVTDLDLQLEQGRDHMRRRFGAARFIAYFQAYSSTYAPLDTLRRLFDHALAGPDMAGLAVSTRPDCVPDEVLDLLAGYSSRVLVWLELGLQSANDSSLARLNRCHTVADFTDAAQRAAGRGIPVAAHVILGLPGEGRDEMLATARYLADLNVAGLKLHALHVLRGTALAALNAAEPVRLLGLEEYAALAADFLEHTRPEVVIQRLAADAPRRELIAPDWCLRKLETVNAVEMELERRDSFQGSALSGPGA
- a CDS encoding 4Fe-4S binding protein, with protein sequence MDLNLSVTFGGVKFPNPFVVYHVPPTSEVEQIARQLETGWGGVVLRRTTLSAVDEKPSLTNLRKRAPIYRGVDREDKHLVDLGWYEPQSAVSLDSTEKTIQTLKSRVPGAVLISSMLGTNRDEWLKVSRRLNQAGADMIECDFSWSAADFPAVAQDVKLLEKAARYVREGAKNTPVVAKLPGMVTNHAEIVAVLKDAGIDGITIFYEPQGIPGINLNNFVPFPNVGNHSTFSRMGGAAVKPYTLAMLAEWGRHRGDLPVAVLGGAYDWRDSVEFILMGASLVCYQGAVLQQGIGLIEHIKSGLSDYLEEKLISTLEKLRGKSLPFMADPAELDRNVPVVASVDEKLCTRCGVCYRVCEGLGYHAINFSSQRKPSVDKKKCVGDGLCVAACPVIHCMSLKRLAR